A DNA window from Pseudomonas sp. GD03919 contains the following coding sequences:
- a CDS encoding PA2778 family cysteine peptidase — protein MLSPVGERLPERVELTDVPFFPQDAYQCGPAALATMLNQRGVLTTPGALKDKVYIPSREGSLQVEMVAAARNHEMLVYPLQPRLEAVLAEVAAGNPVLVLQNLAFDWYPQWHFAVVVGYDRRERTLILRSATTRRLEDSFNSFDRTWARGGRWAVVTLPPERLPAQADMHVWMKAANDLEQTGNAQAARRAYRRAAEAWPEQSLPWFALSNSRYADGDRKGAEQALRESLKREPGFAAGWFNLSQVLGEQGCASEAQQAQACAQRLAPEDSRFAAPPKASGSAGQCQALPACP, from the coding sequence GTGTTATCACCGGTGGGCGAGCGTTTGCCTGAGCGGGTGGAGCTCACCGACGTTCCCTTCTTTCCCCAGGATGCCTACCAGTGCGGACCGGCGGCCTTGGCTACCATGCTCAACCAGCGTGGTGTGCTGACCACGCCTGGTGCGCTCAAGGACAAGGTCTACATCCCCAGCCGTGAAGGCAGTTTGCAGGTCGAGATGGTCGCCGCCGCGCGCAATCACGAAATGCTGGTGTACCCGTTGCAGCCGCGTCTGGAGGCGGTGCTCGCCGAGGTGGCCGCCGGCAACCCGGTGCTGGTGCTGCAGAACCTGGCATTCGACTGGTATCCGCAATGGCACTTCGCGGTGGTGGTGGGTTACGACCGCCGCGAGCGCACGCTGATTTTACGTTCCGCCACCACGCGCCGGCTCGAAGACAGCTTCAACAGCTTCGACAGAACCTGGGCGCGCGGCGGGCGCTGGGCGGTCGTGACCTTGCCGCCGGAGCGCTTGCCGGCGCAGGCCGATATGCATGTCTGGATGAAGGCTGCCAACGACCTCGAGCAAACCGGCAATGCGCAGGCCGCTCGGCGTGCCTATCGCCGCGCCGCCGAGGCCTGGCCGGAGCAGTCGTTGCCCTGGTTCGCGCTGAGCAACAGCCGCTACGCCGATGGCGACCGCAAGGGCGCCGAGCAGGCATTGCGTGAAAGCCTCAAGCGCGAGCCGGGTTTTGCTGCGGGTTGGTTCAACCTGTCGCAAGTGCTGGGTGAGCAGGGTTGTGCTTCCGAGGCGCAGCAGGCCCAAGCCTGCGCACAGCGTCTGGCACCGGAGGATTCGCGATTCGCCGCACCGCCGAAAGCCAGTGGTTCTGCTGGGCAGTGTCAGGCCTTGCCGGCCTGTCCGTGA
- a CDS encoding NAD(P)/FAD-dependent oxidoreductase: MAHTAYPQSYYAASANPAPQRPALQGEVETDVCIIGAGYTGLSTALFLLENGFKVSIVEAAKVGFGASGRNGGQIVNSYSRDIDVIERTVGPKQAQLLGQMAFEGGRIIRERIAKYDIQCDLKDGGVFAALTAKQMGHLESQKKLWERYGHTQLELMDAKRIREVVATENYVGGMLDMSGGHIHPLNLALGEAAAVESLGGVIYEQSPATRIERGANPVVHTPEGRIKAKFVVVAGNAYLGNLVPELASKSMPCGTQVITTEPLSDEVAASLLPQDYCVEDCNYLLDYYRLSGDKRLIYGGGVVYGARDPANIEAIIRPKMLKTFPQLKNVKIDFAWTGNFLLTLSRLPQVGRIGDNIYYSQGCSGHGVTYTHLAGKVLAEALRGQAERFDAFAGLPHYPFPGGRLFQVPFSAIGAWYYTLRDKLGV; this comes from the coding sequence ATGGCGCACACGGCATACCCACAATCCTATTACGCCGCCTCAGCCAACCCCGCCCCGCAACGCCCTGCCCTGCAAGGCGAGGTGGAAACCGATGTGTGCATCATCGGAGCGGGTTACACCGGTCTGTCCACTGCACTGTTTCTGCTGGAGAACGGTTTCAAGGTGAGCATCGTCGAGGCGGCCAAGGTTGGCTTCGGCGCTTCCGGACGCAACGGCGGGCAGATCGTCAACAGCTACAGCCGCGACATCGACGTGATCGAGCGCACGGTCGGACCCAAGCAGGCGCAACTGCTCGGGCAGATGGCATTCGAGGGCGGGCGCATCATCCGTGAGCGCATCGCCAAGTACGACATCCAGTGCGACCTGAAGGATGGTGGCGTGTTCGCGGCGCTGACAGCCAAGCAGATGGGCCACCTGGAGTCGCAAAAGAAGCTGTGGGAGCGCTACGGGCATACCCAGCTGGAACTGATGGACGCCAAACGCATCCGTGAGGTGGTGGCCACCGAGAACTACGTCGGCGGCATGCTGGACATGAGCGGCGGCCATATCCATCCGCTGAATCTGGCTCTGGGCGAGGCTGCTGCAGTGGAGTCGCTGGGCGGGGTGATCTATGAGCAATCCCCAGCCACTCGCATCGAGCGCGGCGCCAACCCTGTGGTACACACCCCGGAAGGCCGCATCAAGGCCAAGTTCGTGGTGGTCGCCGGCAACGCCTATCTGGGCAACCTGGTGCCGGAGCTGGCCTCAAAGTCGATGCCCTGCGGCACCCAGGTGATCACCACCGAGCCGCTGTCCGATGAAGTCGCTGCCAGCCTGCTGCCGCAGGACTACTGCGTCGAGGACTGCAACTACCTGCTCGACTACTACCGCCTGTCCGGCGACAAGCGTCTGATCTACGGCGGTGGCGTGGTATACGGCGCACGCGACCCGGCCAATATCGAAGCGATCATCCGTCCGAAGATGCTCAAGACCTTCCCACAGTTGAAGAATGTGAAGATCGACTTCGCCTGGACCGGCAACTTCCTGCTGACCCTGTCGCGCCTGCCGCAAGTGGGCCGCATCGGTGACAACATCTACTACTCGCAAGGCTGCAGCGGCCATGGCGTGACCTACACCCACCTGGCGGGCAAGGTGCTGGCCGAAGCGTTGCGTGGTCAGGCCGAACGCTTCGATGCCTTCGCCGGTCTGCCGCACTACCCCTTCCCGGGTGGTCGCCTGTTCCAGGTGCCGTTCAGCGCCATCGGCGCCTGGTACTACACGCTGCGCGACAAGCTGGGCGTCTAA
- a CDS encoding PA2779 family protein — translation MTISMNPVMRRLAAITALFHLLLVVQIPAANAAMVGTHEVIAEQQHKVDQQQLMAMLDDEQVKEKLISMGVDRDQVESRIASLTPAELAQFNQQLDQAPAGAGVVGIIVLFLVIFIITDMLCATNIFSFVKCINR, via the coding sequence ATGACAATTTCCATGAACCCCGTTATGCGTCGTCTGGCCGCGATTACCGCGCTGTTTCACCTGTTGCTGGTGGTGCAGATTCCTGCTGCGAACGCGGCAATGGTCGGCACTCACGAGGTGATCGCCGAGCAGCAACACAAGGTGGATCAGCAGCAGTTGATGGCCATGCTCGATGACGAGCAAGTGAAGGAGAAACTGATATCGATGGGCGTTGACCGTGATCAGGTCGAATCGCGTATCGCCAGCCTGACCCCGGCCGAACTGGCGCAGTTCAACCAGCAGTTGGATCAGGCGCCAGCCGGTGCGGGTGTGGTCGGCATTATCGTGTTGTTTCTGGTGATCTTCATCATCACTGATATGCTGTGCGCCACCAACATTTTCAGTTTCGTTAAATGCATAAATCGCTGA
- a CDS encoding alpha/beta hydrolase family protein translates to MQGVTDPDSIWSAEQAAAASTDFAELHAAHGGVLWVAFDPLQARCGLFFCRDGVVSELTPPGFSVRSRVYEYGGGACCATQQGVAFVNERDQQVYRIDIGLDGGAHGAPYLLTSQSHCRYGDLSVVPAWQALLAVEEGHEGGAVVHRLVRIGLTGKRDVLVEGADFYAAPVADPSGQRLAWIEWDRPHQPWLATRLCQRESGERTRVLAGEAGDQSLQQPRFDAQGRLWVLSDQAGWWQPECVDGDITLHAAPYDHAPAPWQLDSRTFLLLENGELLLTRFVEGIGRLVGCAVRTDALASEAIGAPSLGGPAAPYVERQLAEGFTRFRSLAADNKHFYCIAAAPDRLPAVLSIRRSDGALQMLAGGEQPLAEAQLSRPQPFNCTVGEGEHCHGFFYAPVSSAERPPLVIFLHGGPTSACYPVFDPRIAFWTLRGYAVLDLNYRGSSGYGRAYRLRLAGQWGELEVEDIRAAIDVLASNGCIDPQRVFVRGGSAGGFSALRALVELPQLRGGASLYGVSDPLALRRLTHKFEADYLDWLIGDPEQDAERYRERTPLLQAERIKVPVIFFQGALDAVVVPSQTEAMVEALRQRGLLVEYRLFAEERHGFRQAANLAEALRAEHAFYLSLG, encoded by the coding sequence ATGCAAGGTGTGACCGATCCCGATTCGATCTGGAGCGCTGAACAGGCCGCGGCCGCCAGCACCGACTTCGCCGAGCTGCATGCGGCTCATGGTGGCGTGCTGTGGGTGGCGTTCGATCCGTTGCAGGCGCGTTGCGGGTTGTTCTTCTGTCGTGACGGTGTCGTCAGTGAACTGACGCCGCCAGGCTTCTCCGTGCGTAGCCGTGTCTATGAGTACGGTGGCGGCGCCTGCTGCGCCACGCAGCAGGGCGTGGCGTTCGTCAACGAGCGAGATCAGCAGGTCTATCGCATCGATATCGGCTTGGACGGCGGTGCACACGGCGCACCCTATCTGCTCACCAGTCAGTCCCACTGCCGTTATGGCGACCTGTCTGTCGTGCCCGCCTGGCAGGCGTTGCTGGCGGTTGAGGAAGGCCATGAAGGCGGCGCGGTGGTGCATCGTCTGGTGCGCATCGGCCTTACCGGTAAGCGGGATGTTCTGGTGGAGGGTGCCGATTTCTATGCGGCACCGGTAGCCGACCCCAGCGGCCAGCGTCTGGCTTGGATCGAGTGGGATCGTCCGCATCAACCCTGGCTCGCCACGCGCCTGTGCCAGCGTGAGTCCGGCGAACGTACCCGCGTGCTGGCCGGTGAGGCGGGTGATCAATCCCTGCAGCAGCCGCGCTTCGATGCCCAAGGCCGGTTGTGGGTGTTGAGCGACCAGGCCGGCTGGTGGCAACCCGAGTGCGTCGATGGCGACATAACGCTGCACGCTGCGCCCTATGATCACGCGCCGGCGCCCTGGCAACTGGACAGTCGAACCTTTCTGCTGCTGGAAAACGGTGAACTGTTGCTGACCCGTTTCGTGGAGGGAATAGGCCGCCTCGTAGGGTGCGCCGTGCGCACCGATGCTCTCGCCTCTGAAGCCATTGGTGCGCCCAGCCTGGGCGGCCCGGCGGCACCCTACGTAGAGCGACAGTTGGCCGAAGGGTTTACGCGTTTCCGTAGCCTGGCTGCCGACAACAAGCATTTCTACTGCATTGCTGCCGCTCCTGATCGTCTGCCGGCGGTGCTCTCCATTCGCCGCAGCGATGGCGCATTGCAGATGCTGGCAGGCGGTGAGCAGCCACTGGCTGAAGCACAGTTATCAAGGCCTCAGCCATTCAACTGCACGGTGGGTGAGGGCGAACATTGTCACGGCTTTTTCTACGCCCCCGTGTCGTCCGCAGAGCGCCCACCGCTGGTGATCTTCCTGCACGGCGGCCCGACCTCGGCCTGCTACCCGGTGTTCGATCCGCGTATCGCCTTCTGGACGCTGCGCGGCTACGCCGTGCTCGATCTCAACTATCGCGGCAGCAGCGGCTATGGCCGTGCCTATCGTCTGCGTCTGGCAGGGCAGTGGGGCGAGCTGGAAGTGGAAGATATTCGCGCTGCCATCGACGTGCTCGCCAGCAATGGCTGTATCGACCCGCAGCGTGTATTCGTGCGTGGCGGTAGCGCCGGCGGCTTCAGCGCGCTACGTGCACTGGTCGAGCTGCCGCAGCTACGCGGTGGTGCAAGCCTCTACGGTGTCAGCGACCCGCTGGCGCTGCGCCGGCTGACCCACAAGTTCGAGGCCGATTACCTCGACTGGCTGATCGGTGACCCCGAGCAGGATGCCGAGCGCTATCGAGAGCGCACGCCCTTGTTGCAGGCCGAACGGATCAAGGTACCGGTGATTTTTTTCCAGGGGGCGCTGGATGCCGTGGTGGTACCGAGCCAGACCGAGGCCATGGTCGAGGCGCTGCGTCAGCGCGGTTTGCTGGTGGAATATCGCCTGTTCGCAGAAGAACGCCACGGTTTCCGTCAGGCCGCGAACCTGGCCGAGGCTCTGCGCGCCGAGCATGCCTTCTATCTAAGTCTGGGCTAA
- the rpmI gene encoding 50S ribosomal protein L35 — MPKMKTKSGAAKRFLKTASGYKHKHAFKSHILTKMSTKRKRQLRGSSLIGPSDVAKVERMLRVR, encoded by the coding sequence ATGCCAAAAATGAAAACCAAGAGCGGCGCTGCAAAGCGCTTCCTGAAGACTGCTTCGGGTTACAAGCACAAGCACGCTTTCAAGAGCCACATCCTGACCAAGATGTCCACCAAGCGTAAGCGCCAGCTGCGTGGCAGCTCGCTGATCGGTCCGTCGGACGTCGCAAAAGTCGAGCGCATGCTGCGCGTTCGTTAA
- the rplT gene encoding 50S ribosomal protein L20, which produces MARVKRGVIARARHKKILKLAKGYYGARSRVFRVAKQAVIKAGQYAYRDRRQRKRQFRALWIARINAGARVNGLSYSRLIAGLKKASIEIDRKVLADLAVNEKAAFAAIVEKAKAVLA; this is translated from the coding sequence ATGGCTCGTGTTAAGCGTGGCGTTATCGCTCGTGCTCGTCACAAAAAAATCCTGAAGCTCGCCAAGGGCTACTACGGTGCGCGTTCGCGCGTGTTCCGCGTCGCCAAGCAGGCGGTGATCAAGGCAGGCCAATACGCCTACCGTGACCGCCGTCAGCGCAAGCGTCAGTTCCGTGCACTGTGGATCGCTCGTATCAACGCTGGTGCTCGCGTCAACGGTCTGTCCTACAGCCGTCTGATCGCTGGCCTGAAGAAAGCGTCGATCGAAATCGACCGTAAGGTTCTGGCTGATCTGGCAGTGAACGAAAAAGCGGCGTTTGCTGCGATTGTCGAGAAGGCCAAGGCCGTTCTGGCTTAA
- a CDS encoding NahK/ErcS family hybrid sensor histidine kinase/response regulator, with protein sequence MARRSDEALAGLLGLSSQSARKSHYPELLARLEELETERNRYKWLFEHAVHGIIQASLQDGVLAANPAMARMLGYDDPQQVLWSLGDLARHLFVGGFDELEVIRQRLSQGQALLGYETRLRRRDGSTIDVLMNLLLKPEGDGVFEGFVADITERKQAQQRLQQLNDELERRVAARTYELLESNRNLQRQIEERERIELALREARDAAEAANRSKDKYLAAASHDLLQPLNAARLLISTLRERELPGAERNLVERSHLALEGAEDLLADLLDISKLDQAAIKPDLDVYRLEEVLAPLVSEFDSVASASGLRLRARVPSYAVHTDFRLLTRILRNFLSNACRYTERGGVLLGARRRGAFVELQVWDSGRGIAADQLDTIFLEFSQLEVGRAAERKGVGLGLAIVERIARMLGYPVQVFSQPGRGSVFSIRVPLAQEAPRRQVQSAAQPILGNPLPGRRLLVIDNEVDILHSMAALLGQWGCEVITAVDLPEALQRLEGRAPEVILADFHLDHGVLGCQVIQQLRDEFSRPIPALIISADRSDACSRDLQALGAPLLNKPVKPGKLRAVLSQLLMET encoded by the coding sequence ATGGCGAGGCGCTCTGACGAAGCGCTGGCCGGGCTGCTCGGGCTCAGCAGCCAGTCGGCGCGCAAGAGTCACTACCCCGAGCTGCTGGCGCGCCTGGAAGAGCTGGAAACCGAGCGCAATCGCTACAAATGGCTGTTCGAGCACGCGGTGCACGGCATCATCCAGGCCAGCCTGCAGGATGGCGTGCTGGCGGCCAATCCGGCGATGGCGCGCATGCTCGGCTACGACGATCCGCAGCAGGTGCTGTGGTCGCTGGGCGACCTGGCGCGGCACCTGTTCGTCGGTGGTTTCGACGAGCTGGAAGTGATTCGCCAGCGCCTGAGCCAGGGCCAGGCCCTGCTCGGCTACGAAACGCGCCTGCGCCGGCGCGATGGCAGCACCATCGACGTGTTGATGAATCTGTTGCTCAAGCCCGAGGGGGACGGGGTCTTCGAAGGTTTCGTCGCCGATATCACCGAGCGCAAGCAGGCGCAGCAGCGCCTGCAGCAACTCAATGACGAACTGGAGCGTCGCGTTGCCGCGCGTACCTATGAGCTGCTCGAATCTAACCGCAACCTGCAACGGCAGATCGAGGAGCGCGAGCGTATCGAGTTGGCCCTGCGCGAAGCGCGCGACGCGGCCGAGGCGGCCAACCGCAGCAAGGACAAGTACCTGGCCGCGGCCAGCCATGATCTGCTGCAACCGCTCAACGCCGCGCGCCTGCTGATTTCCACCCTGCGTGAGCGCGAGCTGCCCGGCGCCGAACGGAATCTGGTCGAGCGCAGCCACCTGGCCCTGGAAGGCGCTGAGGATTTGCTGGCGGATCTGCTGGACATTTCCAAGCTGGATCAGGCGGCGATCAAGCCGGATCTCGATGTCTATCGCCTGGAAGAGGTGCTCGCGCCGCTGGTATCTGAATTCGACAGCGTGGCCTCGGCCAGTGGTTTGCGCCTGCGGGCGCGAGTCCCGAGTTATGCGGTACACACCGATTTCCGTCTGCTGACGCGCATCCTGCGCAACTTCCTCAGTAATGCGTGCCGCTACACCGAGCGTGGCGGCGTGCTGCTTGGCGCACGTCGGCGTGGCGCTTTCGTCGAGCTGCAGGTATGGGACAGTGGCCGCGGTATCGCCGCCGATCAGCTGGACACGATCTTCCTTGAATTCAGTCAACTGGAGGTCGGGCGGGCGGCCGAGCGCAAGGGCGTTGGCCTGGGCCTGGCTATCGTCGAGCGTATCGCACGCATGCTGGGCTATCCGGTGCAGGTGTTCTCGCAGCCAGGGCGTGGTTCCGTCTTCAGTATCCGCGTGCCGCTGGCGCAGGAGGCTCCGCGGCGCCAGGTACAATCCGCTGCGCAGCCGATCCTCGGTAACCCCCTACCGGGGCGGCGCCTGCTGGTGATCGATAATGAAGTCGACATCCTGCACAGCATGGCCGCACTGCTCGGCCAATGGGGTTGCGAAGTGATCACGGCAGTCGATCTGCCCGAGGCCTTGCAGCGGCTGGAGGGCAGGGCGCCGGAGGTGATCCTGGCCGATTTCCACCTCGATCATGGCGTGCTCGGTTGTCAGGTGATTCAGCAATTGCGTGACGAATTTTCCAGACCGATCCCGGCTCTGATCATCAGCGCCGATCGCAGCGATGCCTGCAGTCGTGATCTGCAGGCCCTGGGTGCGCCGCTGCTGAACAAGCCGGTCAAGCCAGGCAAGTTACGTGCGGTGCTTAGCCAGCTTCTGATGGAAACGTGA
- the thrS gene encoding threonine--tRNA ligase: protein MPTITLPDGSQRSFDHPVSVLEVAQSIGAGLAKATLAGKVNGKQVDACDVIDTDATLQIITPKDEEGLEIIRHSCAHLVGHAVKQLYPNAKMVIGPVIDEGFYYDIAIDRPFTPEDMAAIEKRMAELIDKDYDIIKKMTPRAEVIELFKSRGEEYKLRLIDDMPDEQAMGLYFHEEYVDMCRGPHVPNTRFLKAFKLTRISGAYWRGDSKNEQLQRIYGTAWADKKQLAAYIQRIEEAEKRDHRRIGKQLDLFHLQEEAPGMVFWHPNGWTVYQVLEQYMRQVQRENGYVEVRTPQVVDRILWERSGHWSNYAENMFTTASESRDYAVKPMNCPCHVQIFNQGLKSYRDLPLRLAEFGACHRNEPSGALHGIMRVRGFVQDDAHIFCTEDQVKKEAADFIKLTLQVYADFGFTDIAMKLSTRPAKRVGSDELWDRAEGALAEALNESGLAWEYQPGEGAFYGPKIEFTLRDCLGRNWQCGTLQYDPNLPERLDASYIAEDNNRKRPVMLHRAILGSFERFIGMLIEHYAGSFPAWLAPTQAVIMNITDKQADFAREAEKTLNQSGFRAKVDLRNEKIGFKIREHTLLKVPYLLVIGDREVETRSVAVRTREGVDLGSMPLEQFAAQLQQAVSRRGRQDLE from the coding sequence ATGCCCACCATTACTCTTCCCGACGGCAGTCAACGTTCGTTCGATCATCCGGTATCCGTGCTGGAGGTCGCTCAATCCATTGGTGCGGGCCTGGCCAAGGCCACCCTGGCAGGCAAGGTCAACGGCAAGCAGGTCGATGCCTGTGACGTGATCGATACCGATGCCACCTTGCAGATCATCACGCCGAAGGACGAAGAGGGGCTGGAGATCATCCGTCACTCCTGTGCTCACCTGGTTGGGCATGCCGTCAAGCAGCTGTACCCGAATGCCAAGATGGTAATCGGCCCGGTCATCGATGAAGGCTTCTATTACGATATCGCCATCGACCGTCCCTTTACCCCGGAAGACATGGCGGCCATCGAGAAGCGCATGGCCGAGCTGATCGACAAGGACTACGACATCATCAAGAAGATGACGCCGCGTGCCGAGGTCATCGAGCTGTTCAAGTCGCGCGGCGAGGAATACAAGCTGCGGCTGATCGACGACATGCCGGATGAGCAGGCCATGGGCCTGTACTTCCATGAGGAATACGTCGACATGTGCCGTGGCCCGCACGTGCCGAATACCCGCTTCCTCAAGGCCTTCAAGCTCACCCGTATTTCCGGCGCCTACTGGCGCGGCGACTCGAAGAACGAGCAATTGCAGCGCATTTATGGCACTGCCTGGGCTGACAAGAAGCAGCTGGCTGCCTATATCCAGCGCATCGAAGAGGCTGAAAAGCGCGATCACCGCCGTATCGGCAAGCAGCTCGACCTGTTCCATCTGCAGGAAGAAGCGCCGGGCATGGTGTTCTGGCACCCCAATGGCTGGACTGTCTACCAGGTGCTGGAGCAGTACATGCGCCAGGTGCAGCGTGAGAATGGCTACGTGGAAGTGCGCACGCCGCAGGTGGTCGATCGCATTCTGTGGGAGCGTTCCGGGCACTGGTCCAACTACGCCGAGAATATGTTCACCACGGCTTCGGAAAGTCGCGATTACGCGGTCAAGCCGATGAACTGCCCGTGCCATGTGCAGATCTTTAATCAGGGCCTGAAGTCCTACCGCGACCTGCCGCTGCGTCTGGCCGAGTTCGGTGCCTGTCACCGCAACGAGCCGTCCGGCGCGCTGCACGGCATCATGCGTGTGCGTGGCTTCGTGCAGGACGATGCGCATATCTTCTGCACCGAGGATCAGGTGAAGAAGGAAGCGGCCGATTTCATCAAGCTGACCCTGCAGGTCTATGCCGACTTCGGTTTCACCGATATCGCCATGAAGCTCTCGACCCGTCCTGCCAAGCGCGTGGGCTCCGATGAGCTGTGGGATCGCGCCGAAGGTGCGCTGGCTGAGGCGCTGAACGAGTCCGGTTTGGCCTGGGAATACCAGCCGGGCGAGGGCGCCTTCTATGGCCCGAAGATCGAATTCACTCTGCGTGACTGTCTGGGGCGTAACTGGCAGTGCGGTACGCTGCAGTACGATCCGAACCTGCCTGAGCGTCTGGATGCCAGCTACATCGCCGAAGACAACAACCGCAAACGTCCGGTCATGCTGCACCGCGCGATTCTCGGTTCGTTCGAGCGTTTCATCGGCATGCTGATCGAGCACTACGCCGGTTCCTTCCCGGCCTGGCTCGCGCCGACCCAGGCGGTGATCATGAATATCACCGACAAGCAGGCCGATTTTGCCCGCGAAGCGGAGAAAACTCTCAATCAAAGCGGTTTTCGTGCCAAGGTTGACTTGAGAAACGAAAAGATCGGCTTTAAAATCCGCGAGCATACCTTGCTCAAGGTTCCCTATCTCTTGGTTATTGGAGATCGGGAAGTCGAGACACGATCCGTTGCTGTGCGCACCCGCGAAGGCGTCGACCTGGGGTCAATGCCTCTCGAGCAGTTCGCCGCGCAGTTGCAGCAAGCGGTTTCCCGGCGTGGTCGCCAAGATTTGGAGTAA
- the ercA gene encoding alcohol dehydrogenase-like regulatory protein ErcA has translation MSHELNQLRKFVSPEIIFGAGSRHNVGNYAKTFGARKVLIVSDPGVVAAGWAGDVEASLQAQGIDYCLYTKVSPNPRVEEVMEGAELYRSEGCNVIVAVGGGSPMDCAKGIGIVVAHGRSILEFEGVDTIRVPSPPLILIPTTAGTSADVSQFVIISNQQERMKFSIVSKAVVPDVSLIDPETTLSMDPFLSACTGIDAMVHAIEAFVSTGHGPLTDPHALEAMRLINGNLVQMIANPGDIALREKIMLGSMQAGLAFSNAILGAVHAMSHSLGGFLDLPHGLCNAVLVEHVVAFNYSAAPERFKVIAETLGIDCRGLNHAQIRQRLVEHLIAFKHAVGFRETLGLHGVSTSDIPFLSSHAMDDPCILTNPRESTQRDVEVVYGEAL, from the coding sequence ATGAGCCACGAATTGAATCAGCTGCGAAAGTTCGTTTCCCCCGAGATCATCTTTGGTGCCGGCTCCCGGCATAACGTCGGCAATTACGCCAAGACCTTCGGCGCGCGCAAGGTATTGATCGTCTCCGATCCCGGTGTGGTTGCCGCTGGCTGGGCTGGCGATGTCGAGGCCAGCCTGCAGGCCCAGGGCATCGACTACTGCCTGTACACCAAGGTATCGCCCAACCCACGCGTGGAAGAGGTGATGGAGGGCGCCGAGCTGTATCGCAGCGAGGGTTGCAACGTTATCGTCGCGGTCGGTGGCGGTAGTCCGATGGATTGCGCCAAGGGCATCGGTATCGTGGTCGCCCACGGCCGCAGCATTCTCGAATTCGAAGGCGTGGACACCATTCGCGTGCCCAGCCCGCCGCTGATCCTGATCCCGACCACCGCCGGCACCTCGGCCGATGTGTCGCAGTTCGTGATCATCTCCAACCAGCAGGAGCGGATGAAGTTCTCCATCGTCAGCAAGGCTGTGGTGCCGGACGTGTCGCTGATCGATCCGGAAACCACCCTGAGCATGGATCCGTTCCTCAGCGCCTGTACCGGCATCGACGCCATGGTGCACGCCATCGAGGCGTTCGTTTCCACCGGCCACGGCCCGCTGACCGATCCGCATGCGCTGGAAGCCATGCGCCTGATCAACGGCAACCTGGTGCAGATGATCGCCAACCCGGGTGATATCGCTCTGCGCGAGAAGATCATGCTCGGCAGCATGCAGGCCGGTCTGGCCTTCTCCAACGCGATTCTCGGCGCGGTGCATGCCATGAGCCACAGCCTCGGCGGTTTCCTCGATCTGCCCCATGGCCTGTGCAATGCGGTACTGGTCGAGCATGTGGTGGCGTTCAACTACAGCGCCGCGCCGGAGCGTTTCAAGGTCATCGCCGAAACCCTCGGCATCGACTGCCGCGGGCTCAATCACGCGCAGATCCGCCAGCGCCTGGTCGAGCATCTGATCGCCTTCAAGCATGCCGTGGGCTTCCGTGAAACCCTCGGTTTGCACGGCGTGAGCACGTCGGACATTCCGTTTTTGTCCAGCCATGCCATGGACGATCCGTGCATCCTCACCAACCCGCGCGAGTCGACCCAGCGCGACGTCGAGGTGGTGTATGGCGAGGCGCTCTGA
- the infC gene encoding translation initiation factor IF-3, whose translation MRQDKRAAPKAPINENITAREVRLIGADGQQIGVVSIDEALNAAEEAKLDLVEISADAVPPVCRIMDYGKHLFEKKKQAAIAKKNQHQQQIKEIKFRPGTEEGDYQVKLRNLVRFLEDGDKAKVSLRFRGREMAHQELGMELLKRVEADLGELGTVEQHPKLEGRQLMMVIAPKKRK comes from the coding sequence ATGAGACAGGACAAGCGGGCCGCCCCCAAGGCGCCGATCAACGAGAACATCACTGCACGTGAGGTTCGTCTGATTGGCGCGGACGGCCAGCAGATTGGTGTGGTTTCCATCGATGAAGCGTTGAACGCTGCCGAGGAAGCCAAGCTGGATCTGGTGGAGATTTCCGCAGACGCGGTGCCACCGGTTTGCCGCATCATGGACTACGGCAAGCACCTGTTCGAGAAGAAAAAGCAGGCTGCTATTGCCAAGAAGAACCAGCACCAGCAGCAGATCAAAGAGATCAAGTTTCGTCCAGGGACGGAAGAAGGGGATTACCAGGTAAAACTACGCAACCTGGTACGTTTCCTTGAAGATGGGGACAAGGCCAAGGTATCGCTTCGATTCCGTGGCCGTGAGATGGCCCACCAGGAGCTGGGTATGGAGCTGCTTAAGCGGGTCGAAGCCGACCTCGGCGAACTCGGCACCGTAGAACAGCATCCTAAGCTGGAAGGACGCCAGCTGATGATGGTCATCGCTCCCAAGAAGCGTAAATAA